Proteins encoded by one window of Actinocorallia herbida:
- a CDS encoding PAS domain-containing sensor histidine kinase — protein MDEMDFFDVFDAAPVALAVLSTDLRFVAVNRAHEELFGRSREQCVGRPAFEVFPSRTWQHGKQALKESMERAVAGGECGAEITLMQRYDIETAGAGGTFEERYWTSANCPVRNRDGEICGLVVRLQEVTSFVDSMHGRGRSEFSRAGLSHAAAVEAQLFAQTGQLQELNQRLRNAEAHHRHLAEGLQEMVRHQRQAVADTSHDLRSPLTGLRTRLEDALADPDCDPHEILQAALHDAERLGDIISDLLELGRLESGAPAATEPIDLARLLRTEIAHRDPATTTTTYLTPGIVVDTSEIRLTRLVDNLLANAERHTRSHIDVRLTTDDGHAVLEVIDNGPGIPAADREKVFDRFFRRPDARAADPGGSGLGLPISRQIAEAHGGTLLATDRADGVPGARLVLRLPLHHRP, from the coding sequence ATGGACGAGATGGACTTCTTCGACGTGTTCGATGCCGCTCCGGTCGCACTGGCGGTGCTGTCGACGGATCTGCGGTTCGTCGCGGTGAACCGGGCCCATGAGGAGTTGTTCGGCCGGTCGCGCGAGCAGTGCGTCGGCCGTCCCGCCTTCGAGGTGTTCCCGAGTAGGACCTGGCAGCACGGCAAGCAGGCGCTCAAGGAGTCGATGGAGCGGGCGGTGGCCGGCGGGGAGTGCGGGGCCGAGATCACGCTGATGCAGCGCTACGACATCGAGACGGCGGGCGCGGGAGGGACGTTCGAGGAGAGGTACTGGACCTCGGCCAACTGCCCGGTGAGGAACCGCGACGGTGAGATCTGCGGCCTGGTCGTGCGGCTGCAGGAGGTGACCTCCTTCGTCGACTCGATGCACGGGCGGGGCAGGTCGGAGTTCTCCCGTGCCGGACTGTCGCACGCGGCCGCGGTCGAGGCGCAGCTGTTCGCCCAGACCGGGCAGTTGCAGGAGCTCAACCAGCGGCTGCGCAACGCCGAGGCCCACCACCGCCACCTCGCCGAAGGGCTGCAGGAGATGGTGCGGCATCAGCGCCAGGCGGTCGCCGACACCTCCCATGACCTGCGCAGCCCCCTCACCGGCCTGCGGACCAGGCTGGAAGACGCCCTCGCCGACCCCGACTGCGACCCCCACGAGATCCTCCAGGCCGCCCTGCACGACGCCGAACGGCTCGGCGACATCATCAGCGACCTCCTGGAGCTGGGCCGTCTGGAGTCCGGCGCGCCCGCGGCGACCGAGCCGATCGACCTCGCCCGCCTGCTGCGCACCGAGATCGCCCATCGCGACCCCGCCACCACGACCACCACCTACCTGACACCCGGCATCGTGGTGGACACCTCGGAGATCCGCCTCACCCGCCTGGTGGACAACCTGCTGGCCAACGCCGAACGCCACACCCGCTCCCACATCGACGTGCGCCTCACCACCGATGACGGGCACGCCGTGCTGGAGGTCATCGACAACGGCCCCGGCATCCCCGCCGCCGACCGGGAGAAGGTCTTCGACCGTTTCTTCCGCCGTCCCGACGCCCGCGCCGCCGACCCGGGCGGCAGCGGCCTGGGCCTGCCGATCTCCCGCCAGATCGCCGAAGCCCACGGCGGAACCCTGCTCGCCACCGACCGCGCCGACGGCGTCCCCGGAGCCCGCCTAGTCCTCCGTCTCCCCCTGCACCACCGCCCCTGA
- a CDS encoding NAD(P)/FAD-dependent oxidoreductase has product MTEAAAHRHVVIVGASLAGTRTAQSLRTLGHTGPITLIGAEAELPYDRPPLSKSLLKGEWSQASVDEIRLAGPAEFAELAVELRLGAAAVGLDTAARSVRLGDGTTVPYDVLVIATGAAARPSPWLPEGVHQLRTLDDARSIAARLALGEPVVVVGGGFIGTEIAAAARGYGCAVTIVDPVPEPMARLVGPEIAGGLVDLHRRNGTETRFGAGVVGIEGTPGELTVELDNGERLPASTVVVGIGSVPSTGWLAGSGLNLDNGVATDGFLRALGADDVYAVGDVAHWPHPGRGHGVRAEHWTNASDQARYVAEAITKGLQDAYEPTDYVWSDQYDWKVNAFGRRDPEGTSLVIGDLAENGKVAVIHATATGAACGAVTVNWVRALNQARRLLPAATPAQDIANAIQKLL; this is encoded by the coding sequence ATGACCGAAGCCGCTGCCCACCGCCACGTAGTCATCGTCGGCGCGTCGCTCGCCGGGACGAGGACCGCGCAGAGCCTTCGGACCCTCGGCCACACCGGCCCCATCACCCTCATCGGGGCGGAGGCCGAGCTGCCCTACGACCGCCCGCCGCTGTCGAAGAGCCTGCTCAAGGGGGAGTGGTCGCAGGCGTCGGTCGACGAGATCCGGCTGGCCGGCCCCGCCGAGTTCGCCGAACTGGCGGTCGAACTCCGGCTCGGCGCCGCCGCGGTCGGCCTCGACACCGCGGCCCGGTCCGTGCGCCTCGGCGACGGCACGACCGTGCCCTACGACGTGCTGGTGATCGCCACCGGGGCCGCCGCCCGCCCGTCCCCGTGGCTTCCGGAGGGCGTCCACCAGCTGCGGACCCTGGACGACGCGCGGTCGATCGCCGCGCGGCTCGCGCTCGGGGAGCCCGTCGTCGTGGTCGGCGGCGGCTTCATCGGGACCGAGATCGCCGCCGCCGCGCGCGGATACGGCTGCGCCGTCACGATCGTCGACCCGGTGCCGGAGCCGATGGCGCGGCTCGTCGGACCGGAGATCGCGGGCGGCCTGGTCGACCTGCACCGCCGCAACGGCACCGAGACCCGGTTCGGCGCCGGCGTCGTGGGGATCGAGGGCACGCCGGGGGAGCTGACCGTCGAACTCGACAACGGCGAGCGCCTCCCGGCCTCCACGGTGGTCGTCGGCATCGGTTCCGTCCCCTCGACGGGCTGGCTCGCCGGCTCGGGCCTGAACCTCGACAACGGCGTCGCCACGGACGGCTTCCTCCGCGCCCTCGGCGCCGACGACGTCTATGCGGTCGGCGACGTCGCCCACTGGCCCCACCCGGGCCGCGGCCACGGCGTCCGCGCCGAGCACTGGACCAACGCCAGCGACCAGGCGCGCTACGTCGCCGAGGCCATCACCAAGGGCCTTCAGGACGCCTACGAGCCCACCGACTACGTGTGGTCCGACCAGTACGACTGGAAGGTCAACGCCTTCGGCCGCCGCGACCCCGAAGGCACCTCCCTCGTCATAGGCGACCTCGCGGAGAACGGCAAGGTGGCCGTCATCCACGCCACCGCCACCGGCGCCGCCTGCGGGGCCGTCACCGTCAACTGGGTCCGCGCCCTCAACCAGGCCCGCCGCCTCCTCCCCGCGGCCACCCCGGCCCAGGACATCGCCAACGCCATCCAGAAACTCCTCTGA
- a CDS encoding DUF4286 family protein, which produces MTESQPKREALLALTNPVEGKDAEFKEWYWGTHIPEILALPGFVAARRYRAADSAPDGPHRYTTIYEVEGSATEALDRLFTAGLGMSDTLDLTTLVMIPLVAEG; this is translated from the coding sequence ATGACCGAATCCCAGCCGAAGCGCGAGGCCCTGCTCGCGCTGACCAACCCGGTCGAAGGCAAGGACGCGGAGTTCAAGGAGTGGTACTGGGGCACCCACATCCCCGAGATCCTCGCCCTTCCCGGCTTCGTCGCCGCCCGCCGTTACCGGGCCGCCGACAGCGCCCCCGACGGCCCGCACCGGTACACCACGATCTACGAGGTGGAGGGCTCGGCCACCGAAGCGCTGGACAGGCTGTTCACCGCCGGGCTGGGCATGAGCGACACCCTCGACCTCACGACCCTCGTCATGATCCCGCTCGTCGCGGAGGGCTGA
- a CDS encoding flavin-containing monooxygenase: MAGQHDHDVDVEVLVIGAGVVGIYALYRALDAGFSAQTLEAGDGVGGVWYWNRYPSARFDSESYTYAYIFSKELFDEWRWKEEFATQPEIESYLNHVVDRFDLRQHIRTGEKVVSADFDETAHVWTVRTAKGSVVRARWIISATGGLSVPNYPDIDGLADFQGQAHHTGAWPHTPVDFAGKRVAIIGNGPSGAQLLPAIVDTVAQVDLYQRTPTWTTPLNNKPLTDERQAWLSDNWDDVVKILTTSPTGFMHEPAGKFSTADSPEERQAFYEKIWKSPGFAKLTSNYYDMTTNREVNLEFCDFLAGKIRAIVKDPVTAERLIPKDHLFGAKRPPFVTDYFESFNKPNASLISLKETPFVRVDATGIETTEKHREYDIIVFATGFDFGTGALTRMGVKGREGLDLSTDWEDGPSDFAGFSAHRLPNFFFPGGPHGAGGGNYPRYSQDQVDWITGTLVHAREHGFDLFEPTAAQEDQWMTMVETLAPQSIFSAEHSHYYGANVEGKVRKFLLNPGGRGKLHEILGEMTSTEDYNGAFAPATEPVSAS, encoded by the coding sequence ATGGCTGGACAGCACGACCACGACGTCGACGTCGAAGTTCTGGTGATCGGTGCCGGCGTGGTCGGCATCTACGCGCTCTACCGCGCGCTCGACGCCGGCTTCTCCGCGCAGACGCTGGAGGCGGGAGACGGCGTCGGCGGTGTCTGGTACTGGAACCGCTACCCGTCCGCGCGGTTCGACTCAGAGAGCTACACCTACGCGTACATCTTCTCCAAGGAGCTCTTCGACGAGTGGCGCTGGAAGGAGGAGTTCGCGACCCAGCCTGAGATCGAGAGCTACCTCAACCACGTCGTGGACCGCTTCGACCTGCGGCAGCACATCCGGACGGGTGAGAAGGTCGTCTCCGCCGACTTCGACGAGACCGCGCACGTGTGGACGGTGAGGACCGCGAAGGGCTCCGTCGTCCGGGCCCGCTGGATCATCTCCGCGACCGGCGGCCTGTCCGTCCCGAACTACCCCGACATCGACGGCCTCGCCGACTTCCAGGGGCAGGCCCACCACACCGGCGCGTGGCCGCACACCCCCGTCGACTTCGCGGGCAAGCGCGTCGCCATCATCGGCAACGGCCCGAGCGGCGCCCAGCTGCTGCCCGCGATCGTGGACACCGTCGCCCAGGTCGACCTCTACCAGCGCACCCCCACCTGGACCACCCCGCTCAACAACAAGCCGCTCACCGACGAGCGCCAGGCGTGGCTCAGCGACAACTGGGACGACGTCGTCAAGATCCTCACCACCTCGCCGACCGGCTTCATGCACGAGCCCGCCGGAAAGTTCTCCACCGCGGACTCCCCCGAGGAGCGCCAGGCCTTCTACGAGAAGATCTGGAAGAGCCCCGGCTTCGCCAAGCTCACGTCGAACTACTACGACATGACGACGAACCGCGAGGTCAACCTCGAGTTCTGCGACTTCCTCGCGGGCAAGATCCGGGCGATCGTCAAGGACCCGGTGACCGCCGAGCGGCTGATCCCGAAGGACCACCTCTTCGGCGCCAAGCGCCCGCCGTTCGTCACGGACTACTTCGAGTCCTTCAACAAGCCGAACGCCTCCCTCATCTCGCTGAAGGAGACCCCGTTCGTGCGGGTCGACGCCACCGGCATCGAGACCACCGAGAAGCACCGCGAGTACGACATCATCGTCTTCGCCACCGGCTTCGACTTCGGCACCGGCGCGCTCACCCGCATGGGCGTCAAGGGCCGTGAGGGCCTCGACCTCAGCACCGACTGGGAGGACGGGCCGTCGGACTTCGCCGGCTTCAGCGCCCACCGGCTGCCGAACTTCTTCTTCCCGGGCGGTCCGCACGGCGCCGGCGGCGGCAACTACCCGCGGTACTCCCAGGACCAGGTCGACTGGATCACCGGCACCCTCGTGCACGCCCGCGAGCACGGCTTCGACCTGTTCGAGCCGACCGCCGCGCAGGAGGACCAGTGGATGACCATGGTCGAGACGCTGGCCCCGCAGTCGATCTTCTCCGCCGAGCACAGCCACTACTACGGCGCCAACGTCGAGGGCAAGGTCCGCAAGTTCCTCCTCAACCCCGGCGGCCGCGGCAAGCTGCACGAGATCCTCGGTGAGATGACCTCGACCGAGGACTACAACGGCGCCTTCGCCCCCGCGACCGAGCCCGTCAGCGCGTCCTAG
- a CDS encoding TetR family transcriptional regulator, with protein sequence MSPPSPERSVRRSSARTGGERKNNRGEATRQAILLAAERLFAERGISAVPLRDIGLAAGQRNHAAVQYHFGEREEIVKAIMEFRGAQSEDHRTETVTDLLLGGTVPTLQDVVSAFVRPLAIHIQPDNNYLSFLSLYITEEGGYESLGDVHTGGSVITLRSLLGRLAPQVPEAVLEERWWVTLTSAVHALARYQTSQRKRAHLPADIDVLIEDLVMYLSAGLAAPVAERDPRAGKPD encoded by the coding sequence ATGTCCCCACCCTCCCCTGAGCGGTCCGTGCGGCGCAGCAGCGCCCGGACCGGCGGAGAGCGCAAGAACAACCGCGGTGAGGCGACCCGGCAGGCGATCCTCCTGGCGGCCGAGCGGCTCTTCGCCGAGCGCGGCATCTCCGCGGTGCCGCTGCGCGACATAGGCCTCGCCGCCGGCCAGCGCAACCACGCCGCCGTGCAGTACCACTTCGGCGAACGCGAGGAGATCGTCAAGGCGATCATGGAGTTCCGCGGCGCCCAGAGCGAGGACCACCGCACCGAGACGGTCACCGACCTCCTGCTCGGCGGCACCGTGCCCACGCTCCAGGACGTCGTCAGCGCCTTCGTCCGCCCGCTGGCCATCCACATCCAGCCGGACAACAACTACCTTTCCTTCCTCTCCCTCTACATCACCGAGGAGGGCGGCTACGAGAGCCTCGGCGACGTGCACACCGGCGGCTCGGTGATCACCTTGCGTAGCCTGCTCGGCCGCCTCGCACCGCAGGTCCCCGAGGCCGTGCTGGAAGAGCGCTGGTGGGTGACCCTCACGAGCGCCGTCCACGCCCTGGCCCGCTACCAGACCTCCCAGCGCAAGCGCGCCCACCTGCCCGCCGACATCGACGTCCTCATCGAGGACCTCGTCATGTACCTCAGCGCCGGCCTCGCCGCCCCGGTCGCCGAGCGCGACCCGCGAGCGGGCAAGCCCGACTGA
- a CDS encoding SDR family NAD(P)-dependent oxidoreductase, with protein MSSTPDFRFDGRVAVVTGAGRGLGRAHALLLAERGAKVVVNDLGGTKEGEGSDRGPANDVVAEITAKGGTAVADTSDVGSEQGCHALVDTAVAEFGRVDIIVNNAGISRFATFPEADADNLERTLDVHLRGTWHTTRAAWPHMVKQGYGRVITTTSTGMFGLPDNLAYATAKGALIGFTRSLAMEAAKHGILVNCLAPNAITRPSTSAAKPNITTTPQDEAQLQAMRTELVAPMMAYLAHEDCQVNGEILVAGARRFARWFLAVTPGHATEGDPTIEDIAEHWAEINDQTGYYIPENLYDWAGRFMRP; from the coding sequence ATGAGCAGCACCCCTGACTTCCGATTCGACGGACGCGTCGCCGTAGTGACCGGCGCGGGACGCGGCCTCGGCCGCGCGCACGCGCTGCTGCTCGCCGAACGCGGCGCGAAGGTCGTCGTCAACGACCTGGGCGGGACCAAGGAGGGCGAGGGCAGCGACAGGGGGCCGGCCAACGACGTCGTCGCCGAGATCACCGCCAAGGGCGGCACCGCCGTCGCCGACACCAGCGACGTGGGCTCGGAGCAGGGCTGCCACGCTCTCGTGGACACCGCGGTCGCCGAGTTCGGGCGGGTCGACATCATCGTGAACAACGCGGGCATCTCCCGCTTCGCCACGTTCCCGGAGGCCGACGCCGACAATCTCGAGCGCACCCTCGACGTGCACCTGCGCGGCACCTGGCACACCACCCGCGCCGCTTGGCCGCACATGGTGAAGCAGGGCTACGGCCGCGTGATCACCACGACGTCCACCGGCATGTTCGGGCTCCCCGACAACCTCGCGTACGCGACGGCCAAGGGCGCCCTCATCGGGTTCACCCGGAGCCTCGCGATGGAGGCCGCCAAGCACGGCATCCTCGTCAACTGCCTCGCGCCGAACGCGATCACCCGCCCGAGCACGTCGGCGGCGAAGCCGAACATCACCACGACCCCGCAGGACGAGGCTCAGCTCCAGGCGATGCGCACCGAGCTGGTCGCGCCGATGATGGCCTACCTCGCGCACGAGGACTGCCAGGTCAACGGCGAGATCCTCGTCGCCGGCGCCCGTCGCTTCGCCCGCTGGTTCCTCGCCGTCACCCCCGGCCACGCCACCGAGGGCGACCCGACCATCGAGGACATCGCCGAGCACTGGGCCGAGATCAACGACCAGACCGGCTACTACATCCCGGAGAACCTCTACGACTGGGCGGGCCGCTTCATGCGCCCGTAG
- a CDS encoding nitroreductase/quinone reductase family protein, whose translation MAARDAVPHVDPRVPRGVLYRVYVRLLGGRAARWLFARRGMWKADVALMRLTRNRLGLGLLLPTGLLQTRGARTGAVRRNTVIYFHDGDRITVVASFAGAPTDPAWCHNARAHPGVLFNGLPFRAQVVRDEAARERLWELADQVFPVYAVYREQAARAGRAIPILQLTPTDPRAAPD comes from the coding sequence ATGGCAGCGCGCGACGCCGTTCCGCACGTCGACCCGCGAGTCCCGCGCGGCGTGCTCTACCGGGTCTACGTGAGGCTTCTCGGCGGCCGGGCCGCGCGATGGCTCTTCGCCCGAAGGGGCATGTGGAAGGCCGACGTCGCGTTGATGAGGCTGACCCGCAACCGCCTCGGCCTGGGACTCCTGCTCCCGACGGGCCTCCTGCAGACCCGGGGCGCCCGCACCGGCGCGGTCCGCCGGAACACCGTCATCTACTTCCACGACGGCGACCGGATCACCGTCGTCGCCTCGTTCGCGGGCGCGCCGACCGACCCCGCCTGGTGCCACAACGCCCGCGCCCACCCCGGCGTCCTGTTCAACGGCCTGCCGTTCCGCGCCCAGGTCGTCCGGGACGAGGCGGCACGCGAACGGCTCTGGGAACTCGCCGACCAGGTCTTCCCCGTCTACGCCGTCTACCGCGAGCAGGCCGCCCGCGCGGGCCGCGCCATCCCCATCCTCCAGCTCACCCCGACCGACCCCCGGGCCGCGCCCGACTGA
- a CDS encoding alpha/beta fold hydrolase produces the protein MADDPARFRAAYDAVLGLWGTPVETVEVESDHGTTRVAVCGPPDGEPLVLLHGGGATSAVWFANAAELGRTRRVYAVDRIGEPGRSTPGAGRPRTAADLLGWLDTVLTGLGLRRADLCGHSYGGWIALAYALRSPERVRSLVLLDPTQCLAGFRAGYLLRALPLLLRPTARRAEEFLAWETGGVPLEPAWVRLYGLAAEFPGTRIVPARRFTRRELRSLAVPALVLLAGRGRAHDARRVAAASTRLLPGARTRVLPSLTHHAIPYTDAPTLNHTILDFLTTRR, from the coding sequence GTGGCCGACGACCCGGCCCGCTTCCGCGCGGCGTACGACGCCGTGCTGGGCCTGTGGGGAACGCCCGTGGAGACCGTCGAGGTCGAATCCGACCACGGCACGACGCGGGTCGCCGTCTGCGGCCCGCCCGACGGCGAACCGCTCGTGCTGCTGCACGGCGGCGGCGCCACCTCGGCCGTCTGGTTCGCGAACGCGGCGGAACTCGGACGGACCCGCCGCGTCTACGCCGTCGACCGGATCGGTGAGCCGGGCCGGAGCACGCCCGGCGCGGGCCGCCCGCGTACCGCGGCCGACCTCCTCGGCTGGCTCGACACCGTCCTCACCGGCCTCGGCCTGCGCCGCGCCGACCTCTGCGGCCACTCCTACGGGGGCTGGATCGCCCTGGCGTACGCGCTGCGCAGCCCGGAACGGGTGCGCTCGCTCGTCCTGCTCGACCCCACCCAGTGCCTCGCCGGCTTCCGGGCCGGCTACCTACTGCGCGCGCTCCCGCTGCTGCTGCGCCCGACCGCCCGCCGCGCCGAGGAGTTCCTGGCGTGGGAGACGGGCGGCGTCCCCCTCGAACCCGCGTGGGTGCGGCTCTACGGCCTCGCGGCGGAGTTCCCCGGCACCCGGATCGTCCCCGCCCGCCGCTTCACCCGCCGCGAACTGCGCTCCCTCGCCGTCCCCGCCCTCGTCCTCCTCGCCGGACGCGGCCGGGCCCACGACGCCCGCCGCGTCGCAGCCGCCTCCACCCGCCTCCTCCCCGGCGCCCGCACTCGCGTCCTCCCCTCCCTCACCCACCACGCCATCCCCTACACGGACGCCCCCACCCTCAACCACACCATCCTGGACTTCCTCACCACCCGCCGTTGA
- a CDS encoding MarR family winged helix-turn-helix transcriptional regulator: protein MGDAERGMPVVHGLRAVTVDLHLLGAAFAHRHGLHPTDLRALIALLDAARSGAPATPGRLGAALGLNSAGTTALLDRLERLGHIRRARDPRDRRRVLIEVTGQATALGEDFFAPVISDALTALAAYSDADLAVVLRFLTDIQAVADAHRPE, encoded by the coding sequence ATGGGCGATGCTGAACGCGGGATGCCGGTCGTGCACGGGCTGCGGGCCGTCACCGTCGACCTGCACCTGCTCGGGGCCGCGTTCGCGCACCGCCACGGCCTCCATCCGACCGACCTGCGCGCGCTGATCGCCCTGCTCGACGCCGCGCGCTCGGGCGCCCCCGCGACCCCGGGCCGACTCGGCGCCGCGCTGGGCCTGAACTCGGCGGGCACGACCGCCCTCCTCGACCGGCTGGAGCGCCTCGGCCACATCCGCCGCGCGCGCGACCCCCGGGACCGCCGCCGCGTCCTCATCGAGGTCACCGGGCAGGCCACCGCCCTCGGCGAGGACTTCTTCGCCCCCGTGATCTCCGACGCCCTGACCGCGCTGGCCGCCTACTCCGACGCCGATCTCGCCGTCGTCCTCCGCTTCCTCACCGACATCCAGGCCGTCGCCGACGCCCACCGCCCCGAGTAG
- a CDS encoding VOC family protein — translation MTGTERPYRVRMLHHPTIHVPSLAKAEDFFARVFGRPSTNFAVVMPEPPAPGHSVGYSTFTSIGDVLIDSLAPKLYLTGGVQRYPDVATPRLKTTGWYVDGVKELYKELRAQGFRLVDSRGDLLDADEWPGGFSPFHTLEDDAGLRYRFFETFPFPLDPRVAEGWTLPEADDADPLGIEHAAYHTVLTHRPERVADLLVDVLGGEVVRTGRDDLRRVSGPYVPLADAVFHLAAPDPGTAPAPGPLDAYHAITWKVADLDRAARHLDAEGVRIAHRSDTALVTDAATSLGVPWGFTTESMESDPR, via the coding sequence GTGACCGGAACCGAACGTCCGTACCGGGTGCGGATGCTGCACCACCCCACGATCCACGTGCCGAGCCTGGCGAAGGCCGAGGACTTCTTCGCCCGGGTCTTCGGCCGCCCGAGCACCAACTTCGCCGTCGTCATGCCGGAGCCGCCCGCGCCCGGCCACTCCGTCGGGTACTCGACGTTCACCTCGATCGGCGACGTGCTCATCGACAGCCTCGCCCCGAAGCTGTACCTCACCGGCGGGGTCCAGCGGTACCCGGACGTCGCCACGCCGCGGTTGAAGACGACCGGCTGGTACGTCGACGGGGTCAAGGAGCTGTACAAGGAGCTGCGCGCCCAGGGCTTCCGGCTCGTCGACTCGCGCGGCGACCTCCTCGACGCCGACGAGTGGCCGGGCGGCTTCTCCCCGTTCCACACCCTGGAGGACGACGCCGGCCTGCGGTACCGGTTCTTCGAGACGTTCCCCTTCCCCCTCGATCCGAGGGTGGCCGAGGGGTGGACGCTCCCGGAGGCGGACGACGCCGACCCTCTCGGCATCGAGCACGCCGCGTACCACACCGTCCTGACCCACCGCCCGGAGCGCGTGGCCGATCTCCTGGTGGACGTGCTCGGCGGCGAGGTCGTCCGCACCGGGCGCGACGACCTGCGCCGGGTCTCCGGGCCGTACGTGCCGCTCGCCGACGCCGTCTTCCACCTGGCCGCACCGGACCCCGGCACGGCGCCCGCGCCGGGCCCACTGGACGCCTACCACGCGATCACGTGGAAGGTGGCCGATCTCGACCGAGCCGCGAGGCACCTCGACGCCGAGGGCGTGCGCATCGCGCACCGCTCGGACACGGCCCTGGTGACCGACGCGGCGACCAGCCTCGGGGTCCCCTGGGGCTTCACCACCGAATCCATGGAGAGTGATCCGCGATGA
- a CDS encoding SDR family oxidoreductase has protein sequence MTSAGRVAVVTGGAAGIGLAISERLAQDGFKVAILDVVDGAAEQAAKSIEAAGGVARGYRADVSDRAAVDAALAEARAELGPPAAVVANAAVALQQSFLDMTLEQWNATLAINLTGTFNVVQSALPDLVEAGWGRVVLISSSSAQRGAPRMAHYAASKGGQMALTKALAVEFAKTGVTVNTVAPSSIDTPSVQKKRAAGAMPSAEDMAKYIPVGRMGTGADIAAAVAYLASDEASYVTGQTISVNGGSFIG, from the coding sequence ATGACGAGCGCAGGCCGCGTCGCCGTCGTCACCGGAGGAGCCGCGGGCATCGGCCTGGCGATCTCCGAGCGCCTCGCGCAGGACGGGTTCAAGGTCGCCATCCTCGACGTCGTCGACGGAGCCGCCGAGCAGGCCGCCAAGTCGATCGAGGCGGCCGGCGGGGTCGCCCGCGGCTACCGCGCCGACGTCAGCGACCGCGCGGCGGTCGACGCGGCGCTCGCCGAGGCCCGCGCCGAACTCGGGCCGCCGGCCGCCGTCGTGGCCAACGCCGCCGTCGCCCTGCAGCAGTCCTTCCTCGACATGACGCTGGAGCAGTGGAACGCCACGCTGGCGATCAACCTGACCGGGACGTTCAACGTCGTCCAGTCCGCGCTCCCCGATCTCGTCGAGGCGGGCTGGGGGCGGGTCGTGCTGATCTCCTCCTCCAGCGCGCAGCGCGGCGCCCCGCGGATGGCCCACTACGCGGCGTCCAAGGGCGGCCAGATGGCCCTGACCAAGGCCCTCGCCGTCGAGTTCGCCAAGACGGGCGTCACCGTCAACACCGTCGCCCCCTCCTCGATCGACACCCCGAGCGTGCAGAAGAAGCGCGCAGCGGGCGCCATGCCGTCGGCCGAGGACATGGCCAAGTACATCCCCGTCGGGCGGATGGGGACCGGCGCGGACATCGCCGCCGCGGTCGCCTACCTCGCCTCCGACGAGGCCTCCTACGTGACCGGCCAGACCATCAGTGTCAACGGCGGTTCCTTCATTGGGTGA
- a CDS encoding carboxymuconolactone decarboxylase family protein, which translates to MNQRRIPPRPVDDWTEEVDEAFSVLRAHVPGGQAAAPGPATRPQSNILGIYAWHPDFIRGWMPFSNHLRHSTLSDRVREMAIIRTTWLGFGEYEWAQHVRMSRAGGYLTDAEIDALSEGPDAAEWSAPDAAIVRAVDEQYGAKNIADATWSELEAQFSRAQLLDFVFTVGTYDMHCTAFNVLGLELDAGMTGFPEGHRRTP; encoded by the coding sequence ATGAACCAGCGGCGTATCCCGCCCCGTCCCGTCGACGACTGGACCGAGGAGGTCGACGAGGCCTTCTCCGTGCTCCGCGCCCACGTGCCCGGCGGCCAGGCCGCCGCGCCCGGTCCGGCGACCCGGCCGCAGTCCAACATCCTGGGCATCTACGCCTGGCATCCCGACTTCATCCGCGGCTGGATGCCCTTCTCCAACCACCTGCGCCACTCCACGCTCTCCGACCGGGTGCGCGAGATGGCGATCATCCGGACGACCTGGCTCGGGTTCGGCGAGTACGAGTGGGCGCAGCACGTGCGGATGAGCCGCGCGGGCGGGTACCTCACCGACGCCGAGATCGACGCGCTGTCCGAGGGCCCCGACGCGGCCGAGTGGTCCGCGCCGGACGCCGCGATCGTCCGGGCCGTCGACGAGCAGTACGGCGCCAAGAACATCGCGGACGCCACCTGGAGTGAGCTGGAGGCGCAGTTCTCCCGGGCGCAGCTCCTCGACTTCGTGTTCACCGTGGGCACCTACGACATGCACTGCACCGCGTTCAACGTGCTCGGCCTGGAGCTCGACGCGGGCATGACGGGATTCCCCGAAGGCCACCGGCGCACCCCCTGA